A genome region from Haliotis asinina isolate JCU_RB_2024 chromosome 11, JCU_Hal_asi_v2, whole genome shotgun sequence includes the following:
- the LOC137255634 gene encoding uncharacterized transporter HI_0519-like isoform X2, with product MSKIELTALNNPAFENDSPGGVQNGDPTLRSPHEEPEDQGNVCSREVGTLQRAVTSAYNKHEEAVWMVIKFLLMLGYIGYFGYAMYYRFGDEGSYRIMVVTILGAFIILWSIGGDYVVNFIKNFYRGCVRYHGWNRCRIFRISLRWFLYVLVAVFIGVYTGLEIGVTHPRNLMSLIGIAAFIVVMYITSINPARVNWHPVFWGMAIQYIFACLILKTTWGYDAFDWLGKRMTEILNYSNTGAQFVFGASYLDHMFAFKVLPVIVYFSSLISVLYYLGAMQAIIRVIGRFLSFCLDTTATESLNAAGNIFAGQTEAPLMIRPFMKTMTKSELHAVMTGGFATVSGSVLGAYVSYGVEANHLLAASVMSAPAALAISKLTYPETEISKVNQEEVYKLKMESQNNVIEAASKGASDAISLAANVAVNVMAFLALLELINASLTFLGDRVGIAHFTFPLICSYVFYPISFVMGTDPVDCRRMARLIGYKTFTNEFVAYVEMGKLINNTDIFNNYTATVPNATWVTQPNDDIFLTDWGQTLVGGILLKRSQVIATYALCGFSNLGSMGIQIGGLGAMAPSRRRDFTQLALRAMIAGNVACFLTACIAGLFYSGDL from the exons ATGTCAAAGATAGAATTGACGGCCCTGAATAACCCGGCGTTCGAGAATGACAGTCCTGGCGGAGTCCAGAATGGAGAT CCAACGTTACGTTCCCCCCACGAGGAACCCGAAGACCAGGGTAACGTGTGTTCCCGGGAGGTGGGGACTCTACAGAGAGCTGTGACGTCAgcctacaacaagcatgaggaGGCAGTGTGGATGGTGATCAAGTTCCTTCTCATGCTGGGATACATCGGCTACTTCGGCTATGCGATGTATTACAG ATTCGGTGACGAGGGGTCCTACCGAATAATGGTGGTCACGATCCTGGGTGCCTTCATCATTCTGTGGAGTATAGGCGGTGACTACGTCGTGAACTTCATCAAGAACTTCTACAGAGGCTGCGTGCGATACCACGGCTGGAACAGATGCCGGATATTTCGAATCTCCCTCAGATG GTTTCTGTACGTGCTTGTGGCAGTGTTTATCGGTGTGTACACGGGGCTGGAGATTGGGGTAACCCACCCCAGAAACCTCATGTCCTTGATTGGAATCGCGGCCTTCATCGTGGTCATGTATATCACAAGCATCAACCCTGCCAGG GTGAACTGGCATCCTGTGTTTTGGGGGATGGCGATCCAGTACATCTTCGCCTGTCTGATACTGAAGACCACATGGGGCTACGACGCCTTTGATTGGCTGGGAAAGAGGATGACGGAAATCCTGAATTATTCCAACACAGGCGCCCAGTTTGTGTTCGGGGCGTCATATTTAGACCACATGTTTGCTTTCAAG GTATTGCCCGTCATAGTGTACTTCAGCTCACTCATCTCCGTGTTATACTATCTCGGAGCCATGCAGGCTATCATCCGGGTAATTGGGAGGTTCCTGTCATTCTGTCTGGACACGACGGCAACGGAGTCACTGAACGCCGCAGGCAACATCTTCGCTGGACAG ACTGAGGCTCCTCTTATGATACGTCCCTTCATGAAAACAATGACGAAATCAGAGCTGCACGCCGTCATGACCGGGGGATTCGCCACCGTGTCCGGCAGCGTCCTCGGCGCTTATGTCTCGTATGGG GTGGAGGCCAACCATCTCCTAGCGGCGTCCGTAATGTCTGCACCGGCAGCTCTGGCCATCTCCAAACTGACCTATCCCGAGACGGAGATCTCCAAAGTGAATCAGGAAGAAGTTTACAAGTTGAAGATGGA ATCCCAGAACAACGTCATTGAAGCCGCTTCTAAGGGAGCTTCTGATGCCATAAGCCTTGCTGCCAACGTCGCTGTCAACGTCATGGCGTTCCTGGCGCTGTTGGAGCTCATCAACGCCTCATTGACGTTTCTCGGAGACAGGGTCGGCATTGCGCATTTCACATTCCCA CTGATCTGTTCTTACGTGTTCTACCCCATCAGTTTTGTGATGGGAACTGATCCCGTCGACTGCCGGCGAATGGCCAGGCTGATTGgctacaagacatttacaaatgAGTTCGTGGCGTATGTTGAGATGGGGAAACTGATAAATAACACTGATATATTTAACAACTACACGGCAACAGTACCTAACGCCACGTGGGTAACTCAACCCAATGACGACATCTTCTTGACGGACTGGGGCCAAACCTTAGTAGGTGGAATTCTGCTG AAACGATCACAGGTCATCGCAACATATGCCCTTTGTGGATTCAGCAATCTCGGCTCCATGGGGATTCAGATTGGAGGACTAGGAGCCATGGCTCCATCTAGGAGAAGGGATTTTACGCAATTAGCTCTGAGAGCCATGATCGCTGGCAATGTGGCCTGCTTTCTGACAGCGTGCATTGCAG GACTTTTCTACAGTGGCGACCTGTGA
- the LOC137255634 gene encoding uncharacterized transporter HI_0519-like isoform X1: MVPVPIGLSRLTPRFLYPVTVLHSMSKIELTALNNPAFENDSPGGVQNGDPTLRSPHEEPEDQGNVCSREVGTLQRAVTSAYNKHEEAVWMVIKFLLMLGYIGYFGYAMYYRFGDEGSYRIMVVTILGAFIILWSIGGDYVVNFIKNFYRGCVRYHGWNRCRIFRISLRWFLYVLVAVFIGVYTGLEIGVTHPRNLMSLIGIAAFIVVMYITSINPARVNWHPVFWGMAIQYIFACLILKTTWGYDAFDWLGKRMTEILNYSNTGAQFVFGASYLDHMFAFKVLPVIVYFSSLISVLYYLGAMQAIIRVIGRFLSFCLDTTATESLNAAGNIFAGQTEAPLMIRPFMKTMTKSELHAVMTGGFATVSGSVLGAYVSYGVEANHLLAASVMSAPAALAISKLTYPETEISKVNQEEVYKLKMESQNNVIEAASKGASDAISLAANVAVNVMAFLALLELINASLTFLGDRVGIAHFTFPLICSYVFYPISFVMGTDPVDCRRMARLIGYKTFTNEFVAYVEMGKLINNTDIFNNYTATVPNATWVTQPNDDIFLTDWGQTLVGGILLKRSQVIATYALCGFSNLGSMGIQIGGLGAMAPSRRRDFTQLALRAMIAGNVACFLTACIAGLFYSGDL, translated from the exons ATGGTCCCCGTGCCAATCGGCCTTTCAcggttgactccaaggtttttatacccggtcacag TTCTCCACAGTATGTCAAAGATAGAATTGACGGCCCTGAATAACCCGGCGTTCGAGAATGACAGTCCTGGCGGAGTCCAGAATGGAGAT CCAACGTTACGTTCCCCCCACGAGGAACCCGAAGACCAGGGTAACGTGTGTTCCCGGGAGGTGGGGACTCTACAGAGAGCTGTGACGTCAgcctacaacaagcatgaggaGGCAGTGTGGATGGTGATCAAGTTCCTTCTCATGCTGGGATACATCGGCTACTTCGGCTATGCGATGTATTACAG ATTCGGTGACGAGGGGTCCTACCGAATAATGGTGGTCACGATCCTGGGTGCCTTCATCATTCTGTGGAGTATAGGCGGTGACTACGTCGTGAACTTCATCAAGAACTTCTACAGAGGCTGCGTGCGATACCACGGCTGGAACAGATGCCGGATATTTCGAATCTCCCTCAGATG GTTTCTGTACGTGCTTGTGGCAGTGTTTATCGGTGTGTACACGGGGCTGGAGATTGGGGTAACCCACCCCAGAAACCTCATGTCCTTGATTGGAATCGCGGCCTTCATCGTGGTCATGTATATCACAAGCATCAACCCTGCCAGG GTGAACTGGCATCCTGTGTTTTGGGGGATGGCGATCCAGTACATCTTCGCCTGTCTGATACTGAAGACCACATGGGGCTACGACGCCTTTGATTGGCTGGGAAAGAGGATGACGGAAATCCTGAATTATTCCAACACAGGCGCCCAGTTTGTGTTCGGGGCGTCATATTTAGACCACATGTTTGCTTTCAAG GTATTGCCCGTCATAGTGTACTTCAGCTCACTCATCTCCGTGTTATACTATCTCGGAGCCATGCAGGCTATCATCCGGGTAATTGGGAGGTTCCTGTCATTCTGTCTGGACACGACGGCAACGGAGTCACTGAACGCCGCAGGCAACATCTTCGCTGGACAG ACTGAGGCTCCTCTTATGATACGTCCCTTCATGAAAACAATGACGAAATCAGAGCTGCACGCCGTCATGACCGGGGGATTCGCCACCGTGTCCGGCAGCGTCCTCGGCGCTTATGTCTCGTATGGG GTGGAGGCCAACCATCTCCTAGCGGCGTCCGTAATGTCTGCACCGGCAGCTCTGGCCATCTCCAAACTGACCTATCCCGAGACGGAGATCTCCAAAGTGAATCAGGAAGAAGTTTACAAGTTGAAGATGGA ATCCCAGAACAACGTCATTGAAGCCGCTTCTAAGGGAGCTTCTGATGCCATAAGCCTTGCTGCCAACGTCGCTGTCAACGTCATGGCGTTCCTGGCGCTGTTGGAGCTCATCAACGCCTCATTGACGTTTCTCGGAGACAGGGTCGGCATTGCGCATTTCACATTCCCA CTGATCTGTTCTTACGTGTTCTACCCCATCAGTTTTGTGATGGGAACTGATCCCGTCGACTGCCGGCGAATGGCCAGGCTGATTGgctacaagacatttacaaatgAGTTCGTGGCGTATGTTGAGATGGGGAAACTGATAAATAACACTGATATATTTAACAACTACACGGCAACAGTACCTAACGCCACGTGGGTAACTCAACCCAATGACGACATCTTCTTGACGGACTGGGGCCAAACCTTAGTAGGTGGAATTCTGCTG AAACGATCACAGGTCATCGCAACATATGCCCTTTGTGGATTCAGCAATCTCGGCTCCATGGGGATTCAGATTGGAGGACTAGGAGCCATGGCTCCATCTAGGAGAAGGGATTTTACGCAATTAGCTCTGAGAGCCATGATCGCTGGCAATGTGGCCTGCTTTCTGACAGCGTGCATTGCAG GACTTTTCTACAGTGGCGACCTGTGA